In Nocardia asteroides, a single genomic region encodes these proteins:
- the rpsF gene encoding 30S ribosomal protein S6, with translation MRQYEVMVILDPSLDERTVGPSLENLLSVVRTEGGKIDKVDIWGRRRLAYEISKQAEGIYAIVDLTAEPATVSELDRQLGLNETVLRTKVLRHGKK, from the coding sequence GTGCGTCAATATGAAGTGATGGTCATCCTCGATCCAAGTCTGGATGAGCGCACCGTCGGCCCGTCGCTGGAAAATCTGCTCAGCGTCGTCCGCACCGAAGGCGGCAAGATCGACAAGGTCGATATCTGGGGCCGCCGTCGTCTCGCCTACGAGATCAGCAAGCAGGCCGAGGGCATCTACGCCATCGTCGACCTCACCGCCGAGCCGGCGACCGTGAGCGAGCTCGACCGCCAGCTGGGGCTGAACGAGACGGTGCTGCGCACCAAGGTGCTGCGCCACGGCAAGAAGTAA
- a CDS encoding single-stranded DNA-binding protein has translation MAGDTVITVIGNLTADPELRFTPAGQAVANFTVASTPRVFDRNSNEWKDGEALFLRCNIWREAAENVAESLTRGARVIVSGRLKQRSYETREGEKRTVVELEVDEVGPSLRYATAKVNKTSRGGGGGGGFGGGSGGAGGGSGYNSANSGGGSNRGSGGGGGGNTTSADDDPWGSAPAAGSSFGGGGRNDDEPPF, from the coding sequence ATGGCAGGCGACACGGTCATCACCGTCATCGGAAACCTGACGGCCGACCCCGAACTCCGATTCACGCCTGCGGGCCAGGCGGTGGCGAACTTCACCGTTGCCTCCACCCCCCGCGTGTTCGATCGCAACTCGAACGAGTGGAAGGACGGCGAGGCCCTCTTCCTGCGCTGCAACATCTGGCGGGAAGCGGCGGAGAATGTCGCCGAGAGCCTGACCAGGGGCGCGAGGGTGATCGTCAGCGGCAGGCTCAAGCAGCGCTCCTACGAAACCCGCGAGGGTGAGAAGCGCACCGTGGTCGAGCTGGAGGTCGACGAGGTCGGCCCGTCCCTGCGGTACGCGACGGCCAAGGTCAACAAGACCAGCCGTGGCGGTGGCGGTGGCGGTGGTTTCGGCGGCGGCTCCGGTGGCGCCGGTGGGGGCAGCGGATACAACAGTGCGAACAGCGGGGGCGGCAGCAACCGGGGCAGCGGCGGCGGTGGCGGTGGCAACACCACCAGCGCCGACGACGATCCCTGGGGCAGCGCGCCCGCGGCAGGCTCCTCCTTCGGGGGCGGCGGCCGCAATGACGACGAACCGCCGTTCTGA
- a CDS encoding TerD family protein, whose amino-acid sequence MAADNRAGTGGVDLNKVTLSKAAPSVDLAKPGESQGVLRVNLRWASGKPRLFRRGGSIDLDLGCLYELADGSKGVVQALGNNYGSLHAPPFIELDGDDRSGGSVGGETMRIDLGRPEQFRRVLIFAFIYEGVPNWAAADGVVTLFPTTGPQIEVRLDSPVNDARSCAIALLSNTGGRISVRREVNYISGAQQALDEAYRWGMQWREARK is encoded by the coding sequence ATGGCGGCCGACAACCGGGCCGGGACCGGCGGCGTCGACCTGAACAAGGTGACGCTCTCGAAGGCGGCGCCAAGCGTCGACCTCGCCAAACCGGGGGAATCGCAGGGGGTTCTGCGCGTCAACCTCCGCTGGGCCAGCGGCAAGCCCCGGCTCTTCCGCCGCGGTGGCTCGATCGATCTGGACCTCGGCTGCCTCTACGAACTCGCCGACGGCAGCAAGGGCGTGGTGCAGGCGCTCGGCAACAACTACGGCTCGCTGCACGCGCCGCCCTTCATCGAGCTGGACGGCGACGACCGCAGCGGCGGCTCGGTCGGCGGCGAGACCATGCGGATCGATCTCGGCCGCCCGGAACAGTTCCGCCGGGTGCTGATCTTCGCCTTCATCTACGAGGGCGTGCCGAACTGGGCGGCCGCCGACGGGGTCGTCACGCTCTTCCCGACCACCGGCCCGCAGATCGAGGTGCGGCTGGACTCCCCGGTGAACGACGCCCGCTCCTGCGCCATCGCGCTGCTCAGCAATACCGGCGGCCGGATCTCGGTGCGCCGCGAGGTGAACTACATCAGCGGGGCGCAGCAGGCGCTGGACGAGGCGTACCGCTGGGGGATGCAGTGGCGCGAGGCGCGGAAGTGA
- a CDS encoding LLM class flavin-dependent oxidoreductase, which produces MSTVSLPEIGVFLPTSTPDPERPIIGDVVAAARTAERLGLDSVWATDQLVASAPILDGAVVLAAAAAVTERVRLGWGVLILALRPAPWVAKQVATLQHVSGNRLVLGVGTGNTAHGDGSWRAAGVPVGERAARTDAALELLPDLIAGKPVGAYGAPIALAPPAPMPPLVVAGEVRAARRRAVRFGAAWLSLRPEVGALEQGIAELRALAAELGRPVPAVSLVAPLSPDGPDVTTEKAAAFAAAGVRRLILSPTGPDTESDYAHAAEVRTRLRAR; this is translated from the coding sequence ATGAGCACTGTGAGCCTCCCCGAGATCGGGGTTTTCCTGCCCACGTCGACGCCGGACCCGGAGCGGCCGATCATCGGCGACGTGGTCGCCGCGGCGCGCACCGCCGAGCGGCTCGGGCTGGATTCGGTGTGGGCCACCGACCAGCTGGTGGCGTCGGCGCCGATCCTGGACGGCGCCGTCGTGCTCGCGGCGGCCGCCGCGGTGACCGAGCGGGTGCGGCTCGGCTGGGGGGTGCTGATCCTGGCGCTGCGGCCGGCGCCATGGGTGGCGAAGCAGGTCGCGACGCTGCAGCACGTGTCGGGGAATCGGCTGGTCCTCGGCGTCGGGACCGGGAACACCGCACACGGTGACGGCTCCTGGCGCGCGGCCGGGGTTCCCGTCGGCGAGCGCGCGGCGCGCACCGACGCGGCGCTCGAGCTGCTGCCCGACCTGATCGCCGGGAAGCCGGTCGGCGCGTACGGCGCCCCGATCGCGCTGGCGCCGCCCGCGCCGATGCCGCCGCTGGTGGTGGCCGGTGAGGTGCGGGCCGCGCGGCGGCGGGCGGTGCGGTTCGGGGCGGCGTGGCTGAGTCTGCGGCCCGAGGTCGGGGCGCTGGAGCAGGGGATCGCGGAGCTGCGCGCGCTCGCCGCCGAGCTCGGGCGGCCGGTGCCCGCGGTCTCGCTGGTGGCGCCGCTCAGCCCGGACGGCCCCGACGTGACCACCGAGAAGGCCGCCGCCTTCGCCGCCGCCGGGGTGCGCCGCCTCATCCTGAGCCCGACCGGCCCCGACACCGAGAGCGACTACGCCCACGCAGCCGAGGTCCGGACCCGCCTGCGGGCCCGCTGA
- a CDS encoding AraC family transcriptional regulator yields MPPTLDFLSGTLTFSEHAGLDPVSGLIAAARTGRPAAGLFVRHAPWGRRYPVVPGAGFHVVVEGSCVLGAAGAEPLTLHSGDVLFMPRGADHDLADATGSAITETAHPGEPRIVAGPGRRCVLLCGAYELDGDRAHPLIATLPEFVYLPGRPERHRALNATVDLLLAEITERRPGADAAIPALLDTMLLYVLRAWLAEQAAAEHPAGWAAALTDPAVSAALHAIHADPALPWTVTALGARAGVSRATMARRFTATVGEPPLAYVARWRMLTAARMLRESDTTLTAVARAVGYASEFAFAKAFKRAYGTAPGRYRRRGIDFAGQGPVG; encoded by the coding sequence ATGCCGCCGACGCTCGATTTCCTGTCCGGAACGCTCACCTTCTCCGAGCACGCCGGCCTCGACCCGGTCTCCGGGCTGATCGCCGCGGCCCGCACCGGCCGCCCGGCCGCGGGGCTCTTCGTCCGGCACGCGCCGTGGGGCAGGCGCTACCCCGTGGTCCCCGGCGCCGGATTCCACGTGGTCGTCGAGGGTTCCTGCGTACTCGGGGCGGCGGGCGCCGAGCCGCTCACCCTGCACTCCGGCGACGTGCTCTTCATGCCGCGCGGCGCCGACCACGACCTCGCCGACGCCACCGGCTCCGCGATCACCGAAACCGCGCACCCCGGCGAGCCGCGCATCGTCGCCGGCCCGGGGCGGCGCTGCGTCCTGCTCTGCGGCGCCTACGAACTCGACGGCGACCGCGCGCACCCGCTGATCGCCACGCTGCCCGAGTTCGTGTACCTGCCCGGCCGCCCGGAGCGGCACCGCGCGCTGAACGCCACGGTCGACCTGCTGCTCGCCGAGATCACCGAGCGCCGCCCCGGCGCCGACGCCGCGATCCCGGCACTGCTCGACACCATGCTGCTCTACGTCCTGCGCGCCTGGCTCGCCGAGCAGGCGGCGGCCGAGCACCCGGCGGGCTGGGCCGCCGCGCTCACCGACCCCGCCGTCTCCGCCGCGCTGCACGCCATCCACGCCGACCCGGCGCTGCCGTGGACCGTCACCGCGCTCGGCGCCCGCGCCGGCGTCTCGCGCGCGACCATGGCCAGGCGCTTCACCGCCACCGTCGGCGAGCCGCCGCTGGCCTACGTCGCCCGCTGGCGAATGCTCACCGCGGCGAGGATGCTGCGCGAATCGGACACCACGCTCACCGCGGTCGCCCGCGCGGTCGGCTACGCCTCCGAGTTCGCCTTCGCCAAGGCGTTCAAGCGCGCGTACGGCACCGCGCCGGGGCGCTACCGCAGGCGGGGCATCGATTTCGCCGGTCAGGGCCCCGTCGGGTAG